The Catellatospora citrea DNA segment GCCACGAGCAGCGTCGCGCGGTGGCTGGTCATCTTGCGCATCCGGTTGGCGATCAGCAGCAGTGTCCCGACCAGGGTTAGGGCAGCGAGGCTGGACAGGATGGTCTGGTTTTCCTGGTAGAGCGTGGTGAGGTCGTCGAGGTTCACGACCGGTTTCCTCCCGTGTGTTGGTGCATTGTGCTGGTCAGGGCCAAAGCGCCACGAGGGCGGCGACGCCGATCAGGAACTGGCCGAGGGGCAGGTTCCCGTCAGGTGGCCAGTGCGCCGCAGGATGATGGCGGTGAGCGCGGCGGCCCCGAGGCCGAGAAGCGTCCCGGCGTACACGGCGCTCCAGCTGTGCCAGCCGAGCGCGGCGGCGACCGGCACGGCGATGGCCACGTCGGCCCAGCCGAGCTGCCCGCCCGAGGCGAAGGCCAGGACCGCGAGCAGCGCGACGAGGACCAGCCTGGCGGTGACGGTCCGCCACCAGGCATTGGCGTTCCCGGTGGCGGCGAGCAGGCCGAGGAGCCCGGCCGTGGTGGCGGCGGTTAGCCGGTGCGGCAGGCGCAGCACCGCCAGGTCCGCGAAGGCGAGTACGGCCAGCCTGGCGGCCCACCATGTGTCGGCGGCCAGCACCCAGCCGGTACTGCCGGACACGATGAGCCCGGCCGCCAGCAGTACGGCGGCCTCGACGTTGTACGGCGGTGCGCCTGGTTGCTGCCCGCACCCCGCGCAGCGCCCGGACGGGCCGACGGCATCGGGCCATAGCGCTCGCCCGCACCTGCAGGCGGTGCGCCACGGCTGGTCGTCGCGCACAGCGTGTACGGCCACCGCGCGCAGCAGCGGGGCGACGGTCAGCGCGGGCAGCATCGCCCGCGCGCCGGGGCAGTTGGGGGCGGCGGCGGTGGTCATTTCTCGTCCAGGCTGGTGCGCAGCTTCGTGGCGAGGGCGAATGTGTTTTCCTGCGGTTCGGCGTCGAGGTCGGCTAGGGCCTTGGTCAGGGCACGTAGCAGGGTCCGGATGCCGTCGGCGTCGCCGAGCCCGTGGCGGGCGTGCATCGCCTTGACGTACAGGGTCTCGTTGTAGCGGTCCAGGCCGATGGCCTTGTCGAGCAGGTCGGATGCTTCCTGCGGGCGGTGGTCGGCGAGCAGGTCTTCGGCCAGCAGCAGGTGCGCCTCGGTGCCCCATCGACGCACGGTCTCGCGGTGCGGCGGCAGCCATTCGTAGTCCTGCCCCTCGGCCAGGGGCGCGGTGTAGAGGTCGCAGGCCGCGGTCAGCAGCTCCCGGCGGGCTGGGCCGGAGGCGATGACGGCCTTGCGCATCAGGTCGCGCAGCGTCCACACGTCGACATCGACGGTGGCTGGGTCGAGCCGGTAGCGCCCGGCGGACTTGGCGAGGTAGGCGTTCTTCGCCTCGGATGTGCCGGCCCGGCCGAGCACGTGCCGCAGGTTAGAGGCGTTGGTATGCACGCGTTGGTCGGCTTGGGCCAGGCGTGCGTCGGGTTCGAGGTATTCGCCGATCTCGCGGGTGGCGACCCCGTCCGGGTGCACGGCCAGGTAGACCGCCATCTCTAGGGCCTTGGCGCGCAGCGGCCGACCTTCGG contains these protein-coding regions:
- a CDS encoding prepilin peptidase — translated: MTTAAAPNCPGARAMLPALTVAPLLRAVAVHAVRDDQPWRTACRCGRALWPDAVGPSGRCAGCGQQPGAPPYNVEAAVLLAAGLIVSGSTGWVLAADTWWAARLAVLAFADLAVLRLPHRLTAATTAGLLGLLAATGNANAWWRTVTARLVLVALLAVLAFASGGQLGWADVAIAVPVAAALGWHSWSAVYAGTLLGLGAAALTAIILRRTGHLTGTCPSASS